In the genome of Dermacentor variabilis isolate Ectoservices chromosome 5, ASM5094787v1, whole genome shotgun sequence, one region contains:
- the LOC142583358 gene encoding uncharacterized protein LOC142583358, with product MAWAICPSTLACIFRSTGGGRLHGFHGRVLELTGTVRLHGVTDLPYQEQADVPTYAMEVVVQDEAAGVSTPAEDPPRGAAPAERVAAAPVLQHPVRPPRRQRPRRVDTLTTMSSQCARSLEQGDEVLQVRRPFGVILHEGHKYSLCFVISKS from the exons ATGGCCTGGGCGATTTGTCCTTCGACATTGGCGTGTATTTTCAGAAGCACAGGAGGGGGGCGGCTACATGGCTTTCATGGCCGAGTCCTGGAGCTCACCGGGACGGTCCGCCTCCACGGCGTGACCGACCTCCCCTaccaagag CAGGCTGACGTCCCCACCTACGCGATGGAAGTCGTCGTCCAAGACGAGGCTGCGGGCGTGAGCACAC CGGCAGAGGATCCACCGCGCGGCGCGGCGCCTGCCGAAAGGGTGGCCGCTGCACCTG tgttgcagcaccctgttcggccaccacgtcgacagcgaccgcgacgggtggataccttgacgacgatgtcgtcgcaGTGCGCCCGCAGCCTGGAACAGGGCGATGAGGTGCTGCAGGTTCGTAGGCCCTTTGGTGTCATTTTACATGAAGGacataaatattctttatgctttgttataagtaaatcatga